GCGCAAAGAGCGAGTCATCCGCAATCGCGAGCGCGACCATGTCGGCACGCTGCGATGCGGGCGTGACCTCTTGATCCTGCTTGAAATGAGGATTACCCGCCGGAATGAAAAGCACGCGGCTGAGCTCAAGTTGCTCGGCAGCGCTGCGCGCGATGACGAGATGCCCATTGTGCACCGGATCGAAGGTGCCGCCCATAATGCCTATGCGCGCATCTTTCTCCACACCTTAGCCTCGAATCTGGCCCTCACCGCTCACAAGATACTTGACCGATGTAAGCGCAGCCGCACCCATGGGTCCGCGTGCGTGAAGCTTCTGGGTGCTGATGCCAATCTCGGCGCCTAGCCCGAACTCGCCACCGTCGGTAAAGCGCGTCGAGGCGTTGGCATAGACAACAGCCGCATCGACCTGACGCTGAAACGCGTCAACGGCACTCACGTCCTGAGAGATGATGCTCTCCGAGTGGCCCGTGCCATATGCGTTGATATGTGCAATCGCCTCCCCGACACCGGTGACGCACTTGACGCTGATCTCCATGTCGAGGTACTCGGTGCCCCAATCCTCCTCGGTCGCGGCAGTGGTTTCGATGCCGTGCGCGGAAGCAATGGCAGCGGCAGGAGCATCGGCGTGGATGACGACGCCTGCGCGGGCAAGTGCCATAAGCAACGTGGGCAGGAAGATCTCGGCGACCTCTTCGTCGATGAGGATGCTCTCGCAGGCATTGCAGACACCGGGGCGCTGCGTCTTCGCGTTCATGATGATAGGCTCGACATAGGCGGGGTCGGCCTGCTTGTGAATGTAGACGTGACAATTACCCGTGCCCGTCTCGATGACGGGCACGGTCGCGTTCTTCACGCAGTGCTGGATGAGGCCAGCGCCACCACGCGGAATGAGCACGTCGACCAAACCGGCGAGACTCATGAGCTCATCGGTTGCCTCGCGGCCAGGGTCCTCGATGCTCTGGATGCAGTCAACGGGCAGGCCGGCACTGGCTGCCGCCTCCGCAAGAATGTGCGAGATGGTAAGGCAGGAGCGCTGTGCCAAGCTACCACCACGCAGAATGCAAGCATTGCCCGTCTTGATGCATAGGGCAGCGGCATCGGCAGTGACGTTGGGGCGTGCCTCGTAGATCATCGCGACGACTCCAAGCGGCACGCGATACTTGATCATGCGCAGTCCGTTATAGAGCTCGCTTCCCTCGAGGACTTCGCCGAGCACCTCAGGCTGTGCAGCAACCTGTCGCAAACCGTCGGCAATGCCGTCGATGCGTTCATGTGAGAGCATGAGACGATCAAGCAATGGACCGGGCGTACCCTTCTCACGTGCAGCGTTCATATCGGCTTCGTTCGCCTCGAGAATCTGCGCCGCCTGCGCAATAAGCGCATCGGCCATCTTGTTGAGCGCGTCGCAGCGTTGCGATGAGCTCGTCTGTGCCAGCTCGCGCGATGCGATGCGTGCCTTTTTCGCCTTTTCCAGTGCCTCGCCCATGTGCCGTGCCCTTTCTCCTGCAGTCCCTTGCTCTTGCGTTCCAGCCATTATACGGGAGCGTCAGCTCTCTTCCTCGTCAATCATTGCCGCAATGCGCCGCATGCGATGATAGACCGCGCTCTTCGACAGCGGCGGATCAGCAAGCTCGCCAAGTTCCTTGACCGAAGCATCGGGATGCTTGATACGCAGCAGGGCAACCTCGCGCAACGATGCGGGAATCGCCTCGATGCCCTTCTGGCCCACGAGGCGTCGTATGCACTCGATTTGCCGCAACGAGGCCTTCGTGGCCTTGACCTGGTTGGCGATCTCGGCGTTGACACGACGGTTCGTGTCGTTTCTCACCGACTTGATGACACGCGCGTTCTCGATGGTGAGCGCGCCTTGATGAGCCCCCACAAACGCGAGGAAGGCGATAATCTGCTCGATGCCCTTGATGTAGATCGCGTACATGTTGTGACGGCGAATGTAGCGTGCCTTGATGCCATGCTCGCGCATGAGCTCAAGACAAGCCGCGATCAGCTCCTCAGACGGCCCCGCAAGCTCGAAGTGAAAGGCACCGCGCGGATCGGCTATGTAGCCGCCGCCAAGAAAAGCGCCCCGCAGGTAGGCGCCGGCGCAGCAGGCGCCTTCGACAAGCTCGGGACGTATGCCGCCCTCGAAGCCCTCATCGCCGAGAATGCCCATGTCGCGTAGGGCGTCGGTGAGTCCAGCCTGCGGCGGTACGGTGATGAGGTAGTTGTGCGTCTTGTGCAAAATGCTGCGGCGCACGGTGAGATTGGTGGCGAGCTCGTAAACGCTATGGAGCAACCGAATCGCCGTGCGGGCAACGCTCGCCGTCTCAGTCGCAAGCTCGAGGCGCGGACCCTCCCCGCTGATGGAAAGCGTGCCCTCGATGCGGATGAGTGCGGAGAGCTCGGCGCGATCGCAGCGCGGGCACGTGGGTTCGATGCGGGACAGCTCGTCTTTCACCTCTGACGTGAATGACACGCTGCCAGCACCTCCTGAAACGCCTTGGCAAGCTTCTCGCGGTCGTGCCAGGTGGGACGCACCGGATCGACCAGATCACGCACCATGGGTTGCACGCCAAGCTCCATGACCCTTCCTACCGTCTCGTTGCTCGCCTCCACATGGGCGAGTTTGCCGGCCCTGCGCCCCTTCGTGTACTTGCGCGCATCGGAGTAATCGGTGATGGCGGGAAAGACGCCGCTCGCCATTGGGCTCGTCTCGGAATTGCGATGGATGAGCGCGATGTCGAGCAGGCCGCGCATGCCGTGACGAAGAAGCGCATCGACATAGTCGTAGCAGTTCATGCCCCAGGTCTCACCCTGCATGTCGGCAAGCGAGCACACGAAGAGCGTGCAAGCCGGATCGTTCTCGCGGTCATGAGCCTCGCGGATTGCGTCGATGACGCCGGGGACGAGCAGGTTGGGGATGATCGAGGTGAACAACGAGCCTGG
This window of the Coriobacteriaceae bacterium genome carries:
- the whiA gene encoding DNA-binding protein WhiA, whose amino-acid sequence is MSFTSEVKDELSRIEPTCPRCDRAELSALIRIEGTLSISGEGPRLELATETASVARTAIRLLHSVYELATNLTVRRSILHKTHNYLITVPPQAGLTDALRDMGILGDEGFEGGIRPELVEGACCAGAYLRGAFLGGGYIADPRGAFHFELAGPSEELIAACLELMREHGIKARYIRRHNMYAIYIKGIEQIIAFLAFVGAHQGALTIENARVIKSVRNDTNRRVNAEIANQVKATKASLRQIECIRRLVGQKGIEAIPASLREVALLRIKHPDASVKELGELADPPLSKSAVYHRMRRIAAMIDEEES
- a CDS encoding glutamate-5-semialdehyde dehydrogenase, encoding MGEALEKAKKARIASRELAQTSSSQRCDALNKMADALIAQAAQILEANEADMNAAREKGTPGPLLDRLMLSHERIDGIADGLRQVAAQPEVLGEVLEGSELYNGLRMIKYRVPLGVVAMIYEARPNVTADAAALCIKTGNACILRGGSLAQRSCLTISHILAEAAASAGLPVDCIQSIEDPGREATDELMSLAGLVDVLIPRGGAGLIQHCVKNATVPVIETGTGNCHVYIHKQADPAYVEPIIMNAKTQRPGVCNACESILIDEEVAEIFLPTLLMALARAGVVIHADAPAAAIASAHGIETTAATEEDWGTEYLDMEISVKCVTGVGEAIAHINAYGTGHSESIISQDVSAVDAFQRQVDAAVVYANASTRFTDGGEFGLGAEIGISTQKLHARGPMGAAALTSVKYLVSGEGQIRG